The following is a genomic window from Paralichthys olivaceus isolate ysfri-2021 chromosome 3, ASM2471397v2, whole genome shotgun sequence.
GGGGAAAAAGTAGGATAATACTTCTAATACTcctaaataataatgataataagaaCCATGATACTGCTACTACCACAAATGGAATGACACTTGCAAACTACAGTACTTCAGGCAGCCAACttgagctgcgctgctccaatcatgtgacacacatcaagtgacatacctcactctcTACAATCATCTACAATACACACCTACCCTATTAGGCGGTTTATTTAAGCAAAGAAAAATTCCCATCACCCCCTTTGCTTGCCCCAAGTCATGTTTGTTGCTTTCTATCACATCACTGCTCAATAGTGAATATGTGAATGTTTTATATAACAAGTGTTATTTAGAATCGGCTATTGGAAATGAATCTGTCATACAACATATTTAAACATGCAATCAAACACTTTCAATTTTAAACCCACACCATTCATATGATTATTGCTGGTTCCTAATTAAAGATACAACTTCGCTGTGGAATTTCCAAGAAATACAGTCAAATTAAGTTTGATCAGAAAATCAGAACATGTTTTGAAAAAGATGTCAAAATGATTATTTGGTTTAAACTCTGAATCTGTATCGAAACTGGACCTCTCTGTCAGGCTGCATAGATCCAAAGCCCCATCGCCTCAAATCCATTTCAGGTATCTTCTCCTCAGGATTCTTCAGCTCCATCTCAAAGTAGACCAacatgaggaaaacaaactGCTTAATCTCACTGGTGGCTAAGAAACGCCCAGGACACATGGAGACCCCAGCACCCCAGGGCATGCTGAAATACTTcgtcctcttctccttcttgtAAAAGTCAGTTTTCTTGCTCCCGTTGGGATTCAGAAAGCGGTCATATTTGAATGAATGTGGGTCAGAGTGAATCTCTGGGTCAAGGTTAATAACACTGTAAGGAAATATTACCATTCTGTCTCCCTTGCGAATAAAATATTCACGTCCGTCTGGGATCTTGAAGGTCATATCCTGGAGCACAGCTCTGGCGAGGACAGGTGCAACGGTGAGTCGTAAGGTCTCTTCCAGAGCACTGTCCAGGATCGGTGTTTTCATCAGTATTTCTTTGGTCACTTTGATGAAAGGGCCACCACGTCTGACTTCCTGCCCCGATTCCTTCACAACTTTATCTGCCTCTTCTTTCACAGCTCTCATGGCTTCTGGGTGTttcatgaggaagaggagcagccaGAACCCAGAAGGCCCTGTGTTGCCCTGAGAAGCCCAAAGGTTTAAGAACATGAACCTGCTCCTCATTGACTCCTTCAtaccctgctcctctctgactCGCAGCAATTCCCCGATCCAGCTGCTGATGTTGTCCTTGATCTTCAGCTTCTGCACGGACAGAGCATTCCAGAAAAATTCCAACAGCCTCCGTACTTCCAACTTTTCCTTCTGTGAGAGCACCCCATTAGTCAGATTGGGAAAGAAGTGGTCATATTTACGAAACTCATTAAACAAGGCTTCAgattcatctctgtctttctctttggcTTTCTCCTCACTTCCTTCCGAGTTGGGAGGTACATTCCCATACAGAGTTAAGTAGCCAGCCCTAAAAAGAATATTGTAACTGAACATAAACAGTCCATCTTCTTTCCAGCTGCTTTGGTCTGCAGCTGAGTTGATCTTGTGCAACATCACATTCTCCAAATTACGCAACATAGCTTCTATCAATGCCTCCAGACCATCCCCTTTGAGGTGCTTGTTGTGGATGACTTGGTCAAAATGTCGGAAATTCTCTTCTGACATATAACCAAACACTCTGTGCGCCACAATTTTAGCATACTTCTTGAAGTCTAGATTTTCTCCACTTTCCTTAATAAACTCCCCAAACGATAGATGATTCTGAAGGAATGTGATATAATCCCCTCCCAGTTGCAGAGTGAACACATCGCCATGTTTTTGCTTCATCCTGTTGATAAATTTCAGTGTGTCACTGCGAAACTCAAAGACATGACCCAACCAAGGGATGACCCCCTTATCCAAAGGGGGTTCTCCTGGTCGCTGCTGTCGAAACATACCAAGTAGGTACAGTCCTCCAATCAGACAGGCGAGAAAACCAAGAAGGATAGGTAGCAGCAGGCCCATGGTTGATTCCTGTGACAGACCCAGAGTGTTTTGGAGTTAAGCTGCACATACCGCATTATAAAGGATACTTTTGCTCCACCCTTTGTGTGAAATCAATATTAACGAAACAGGATATAGTAATATCCATAGGGATTAATTACCATGaatttaaatggtaaatggtttgtatttatatagcacttttctccAGTGAGAAGGAATGCTTGTATTTCCTGTTATGCgagatgtcttatgcagaagagtttaatgtagacttgatgcatcaaggagaccagaaggtggaacaatatacaaacactaacaaagGAAGATCAccaattgccccccccccccccaaagtcTGAAGATGTTGAACATGTTAGTGCTCCAGTGATCAACCTTTTGAAGAGATATTAGAGACATTTTGCCACTGGGGAGGGAGTCATATTAAAACTGCTTAGTATTAGCATGAGGACATAATATTACCTAAGTCAAACATGCAAGAACTGTTCCGGAGGCCATTTAAATTTGACGGATGCAGGGGTGGAACTATTATCTTCCTGTTGGTGGTGAGAAAAATTAGAAATTATTTCCTCTGGTTGGGTGGTTGGGTGTGTTTTGGAGCAGTGAAAAAAGATAGGATATCTTTTTTTCACAGGTTACTTACAGTAGCAATATATTTCAGTAGCAGTTGTTGGGatctggtatctgtgaaccatagttgggcctacatgtgtagtcaaaagcctgaccacatgtctcctttgctctgaaaacaaaggagagcttccagaactcagtctcccagggtgcttcatcttcacacacaggtggtaaaactgctcctggagacaactttcaaccactattggttactgtgtgccccatgacccatgaggtcacaaggccaataaaAGCCAAGTTtcccctctcatctctctcttttcctgctgactgctcctggaggagtaggtagtgctcctgctctctctttccTGCTGACCGCTCCCGGAGAAGTAGGTactgctcctgctctctctttcctgctgacagctcctggaggagtaggtacTGCTTCTGCTCTCTCTTTTCTACTGACCGCTCCCAAAGGAGCAGGTactgctcctgctctctctttccTACTGACAGCTCCTGGAGTAGGTACTgttcctgctctctcttttcCTATAAATATCACGTTTTGAAATCAtgataaataaatctaaaaatgacccaaaaaaaaatcctctgcaAAATCAGATTTATAAGGCATTTTTGAGTTTTAAATCatgtctctttctttaacaacaATCTCCCTGATTTAACAACAGGATATCTTATGAGTAAATGTGAGCGTATGACCTCAGCACATCTCCATTTGTGATATCTTTACAGAGCATAAAAAAGGTCAAGGATTCCTACATGGCACTTGAACATCATAACTTCCACACACATCAGAGCAGCTGTATAAGGTTGAGAAATGTACTAAAAGGCCCTTGAACAGCAAATATTAGACAATCTGACtaatgatcattttcttttattgaatTTTCCATAATACAGAGCAGTTTACaggggaaaacacagaaaaatatatcaAGGCAATTTATCCCAACCCACCACCAACAGAGGCCATTACTAAAGTTTAATAACAGTGATGCAAGAGGGGGGAAAAGTAGGATAATACTTCTAATACTCCTGCCCCGATTCCTTCACAACTATTACTCAAACTTTCCCACAGTAGATTTGTGAAAAtaccatccatccgtccatccatccatctaaacatccaaccaaccaacaatcaGACTTAACAGAATAAAGCAATaaagacaatgaaaacatatccCCACCCCCATTAATGGCCAGAGCAAGACAATATGAGGAAACACCATAAAGAGGGAAAATAGTCAATGCTAATTTATTGTGTCCAAATGTCACTTGAAGTCCTAATCTAAAATGTCTGGATTTAATCAATTATGTGAGAATATTTGGGGATGAtgacaaaaatatgtttaatcATAAACCAAATAATTAAACTTGTTTAGAAACAGTGGaattcacaataaaacaccatACCAGTAGTTTGGTATAATCCTACATCTGTGTTTattaagattaaataaatacaacaaaactgTTCTGAATATTATTGTTAATTTTATGGGAATCAGGTGAGTCAAGTCAATTCCCTAAAGTGTCAAGGTGGTGTAACCATCATTCAAAGAGCTGTTTTTCTAATTTGTGCAAGAAAACCATGTGACAGGAAATTATACCAACTCTTCAACAAATtacaaaactgtattttttaggGTATAGTCAGGTGTGCTTTGGTTACATGTCAAATGCTATGATTATATGATGTTTTACATTACATGCTctttaaatggatagttcacccagaaatgaaaattcacacaTCTGCTCACCACTACGCCGATGGAGggctgggtgaagtgtttgaatccacaaagcATAACAGGGATGACACCACACAGGCAGGATGGAGGCATGTCATGTTTTTTCCCGTTGTGTGCACGTCTGAAGCTTTGGTCACTAATTTCTTCAGCTGTATtagattctgctgcaacactgtttacccctgagactcctaaagggttttgtggattcaaacacttcacccacaccTCCATCTGCGTGGTGGTGGGTAGATAATGTGTCGATTTTCATtactgggtgaactatccctttaagtgtgGTTTTTTGATGCTGCCTTCAAGTGCTGTTggaaaatgttgttgttgtttctttattcAGCTGAATCAGCTATGAGAGGAATGTATAGAATAAAGAAACGAAAGCGTTTTCTTAACTTTGGAGCCTGCAAACCTTTTCAAGAAGAGCCCCACATTAAAATGACATACCCCCCCAAAACGTGTTAATCGTTAACACAGTGTATATGGGAGGTTCACTATTACCAAGAGGGGGCGCTGTTGTGTTGCACACATGCAGGTCTCAGCCCAGCAGCTTGTTCAGCCGCCTGCAGCAGACAgatagatgtgtgtgtctgtttttgctGTCACTgtgctcctccacacacacacgcacacacacacgcgcgcgcgcgcacacacacacacacacacacacacacaccgtcaaGGCTGAATGTCAGTCTTCTCTCTGTTGAAACTTCACACTCGACACAGCAACACGTCTTTAATTTTTTCTTCAATTCAAAGGATTGTTTCATGGCTCCAgtctgaagaaaaacacattgtgtGTTGGATCCGAGAGGCCAGGTGAGTGTCGACGATAAAGAGATTAGTTGAGGAATAATCTGAGGGGATCTGTGACATGACAGGGaggacctgtgtgtgtgcgtgtgtgtgtgtgtgtgtgtgtgtgtgtgtgtgtgtgtgtgtgtgtgtgtgtgtgtggttaagtAACAGCAGCTGGTCAAGTGTGACCTGCAGAGGAGTCACACACAATGTAAACCACCACCTGTGGAAACATGAAGTGAGCAGACtttgtggaaaacaacatgaatGTAATGTGATTTCTTCATGATATGTAAACTAATACAGtggttaaataaacaggttctctataatatttttttgtgaagcTTTAAGTTCTTATCAAAAGTGAGTCTTTAGTCtggagtattttttttttttttaaataacttgtgtttctgtcagatTCAAAAAATTAATAATGTGACCTCCTTGGAATGTGTCTATCTGAACAACTGAAATAATGGTTTTTAAGATCGTGTTGTCACAGGGAGATTTCTCTATTCTACGTCTGCTTTCTAACCTCAACTATGTAGCTTTCACGCCTCGACCTTGGTTTTTGTGTGGTTCAGCTGATATTCTTCTGACTATAAGTGGTGGTTTCTGCTGATTTTATATGTATGTTTACACACAGTGACGATCTACACAATTACCTGCTTTGGCCTGTTTTGAGAGTGTTCTCTCGGAATCAGTTGTGTGAGACTTACTTATTTTGTTGTCTACAGTTcttgacaaagtaaaaaaacaactactGAACGGACTACCAGAGAACTTGGTGAAAGCATGTGGTATAGATCAGGAGAGATCATTGTAAATCATGGCGCAAGTCCAGATCAATCcagtatttctttttcattttatttaacattgagaGATTTTTCACCTTTTTCGATGATTTTGTCAGGAagtaattcatggatgttgatgagaaaaaatctgtcatgtttaaggaactgatatttatgtgtgtttacaaTTTGGTGCCGATCTAAACAAAAATGTGCATctagagaatttaaatgtggtttcactgGTGGATGTATGCCATCTACTGAATGCCTTTCTAGTTTGAAATGAGTCCCTTCATCGctgtataaaacatttgctATAACTTCAACAACGGCTTCATTAAGTTCCAGTGTGTCCCAGTAAGGCAGGGATGCAGGACTGCAACAGATTATGATTTTCAGTATCAAAAAtctgttgatttgttttaaattgatcAGTCTATATCAGGTCAAAGCCAGGGGGCCTCAGGTGTCATTTGCGCATGATTAGTTTAGTCTAACTAgtagagacaaacagaaaactcTCTAATATGACAAGCTGTGGGACAAGAGGCAGACTTGAAGTTATTGAGGTTCATTACCATCGCTCACTGTGAGCTGTCTTTAACACTGCTGGTAACACGTGATTTATTACAGTAAAGCCGTCAATTTTTGCTTCTGCAAAGAATGATGCTACACTGTCGAGTGTGAGTGGGTCTTATGACATGATTGTACTTTTGTAATGTTTTCGTTcactttaaaacttaaaaatactCTACTCTACTGGTAAATCTTCATAATGTTGATACGCAGGGCGCGAATCCAAGGGCAGGCCCAGGAGGGGGACTGCCCCAGCTGAAATCGAATTGGCCcttgaagtgcccctgtccgGTCAATAGTGTTTTAtaattctattattattattattattttcaatgacGTGTGGCTTTGCCTAAAGCTATAGAGCTTACAGTAATCAAGGGATGACTTAAATGTAcactttgattgattgatttaaaagttgaatggatgttggacatatagtTGaccctgtgtaaattgtggcccttttatggcccctgatttaaaataatcataGATCTGCCACTGTTGTTATACAAAACTCCCCAATTATTGATCACTAATATTTGACAGTGTTAATGTATTGTTCAACTAGTGTTTGATAATAACAGACCAGAAAAATGAAGTGTTTTTGTGACTAGGTGTGTGCTGACGAGGTTTTGACCATGTTGCCCGGTTACACCAAAATCACCGGTGCAGAATGTAGCACGATTTAATCTCGTGAGAGGGCCAGCCACCCCCCACCCAAACCCAAAACACAACGCTCTCCCTCCCAATTCCCCCTCTGTCCCTCGACTCAAATTCCACGCTCAGCCTCCTGGGAGCTCGCCTGTGCGTCACTGCCCTGGTCACAAAGCCCTCCAGAGAAtgctcacagtggagctggcgCCGTCCGCCACAGGCCCTGTTAGTCCTCAGCAATATGTGAAAAATGCTGCCTTGACGCACATCCAGCTCAACCTGCCTCCTCACCGGAGCATATAACAGCAAGGAGGGCATTACAATTACACACTCTCTGAGTATGAGTGGACATGTCACACAGAAAG
Proteins encoded in this region:
- the LOC109625444 gene encoding 7-alpha-hydroxycholest-4-en-3-one 12-alpha-hydroxylase-like, with the protein product MGLLLPILLGFLACLIGGLYLLGMFRQQRPGEPPLDKGVIPWLGHVFEFRSDTLKFINRMKQKHGDVFTLQLGGDYITFLQNHLSFGEFIKESGENLDFKKYAKIVAHRVFGYMSEENFRHFDQVIHNKHLKGDGLEALIEAMLRNLENVMLHKINSAADQSSWKEDGLFMFSYNILFRAGYLTLYGNVPPNSEGSEEKAKEKDRDESEALFNEFRKYDHFFPNLTNGVLSQKEKLEVRRLLEFFWNALSVQKLKIKDNISSWIGELLRVREEQGMKESMRSRFMFLNLWASQGNTGPSGFWLLLFLMKHPEAMRAVKEEADKVVKESGQEVRRGGPFIKVTKEILMKTPILDSALEETLRLTVAPVLARAVLQDMTFKIPDGREYFIRKGDRMVIFPYSVINLDPEIHSDPHSFKYDRFLNPNGSKKTDFYKKEKRTKYFSMPWGAGVSMCPGRFLATSEIKQFVFLMLVYFEMELKNPEEKIPEMDLRRWGFGSMQPDREVQFRYRFRV